GTGTCACAACTCGCTCGGTCGCTCGCTCGGTCGGTCTGGGCTGATCGACGCTGGCTTCCACTGCATCAGACGCGGGGGGAGCGTTAACGGTGACCAGCTAAGCTACATAGCTTTTGCGCCCAGCGGGTAAGACGCTTGTCCTAAACGGAGGCGTACGCGGAAACCGTGTCGTCTCCTAGTCCCACGGTGGGGACATGTCAACAAAACCAAGCCTGTCGGGGCGGCACGGCGCTAAAAAGTTAACCGGCAGCCCGCTAAGTTGACAGCTCTCTGGTCCGCTGACGGTGCGCTGCGTGAAAATGGCGTTACCcggcaccacctcctcctcctcctcctcttcctacaTCATGATGTCATCCTCCAGAAGGAAAAGCAGTGAGTGATTCAAGTTGATCAAATACTTCACTTTCATTGCGCGGGCAAGTATGCAAAACGCGCGGCTTTCCATGCGAAGGGGTTGTGCACGCACACGTACTAACGGACTCGACAGGCCCGCTGATTTGCATTAAATCCTCCGTTGGCGCTCCGCTGTTGCAGGGATTGGACGGGTGGACGTCTATGGAAGACACCTCGAGTTGAATAATTGCccacgtttttttttcctcccagttTCAGTATTTGCATTAATTTTGTTTCCACTTTGGGCTTTCAATATACTGTAGAgacttcgggggacaacgcaaccacaggaactgccgcggccgggaagcgaacccgtatcgcccgcaccgcgggagacatcgctgaccgctcgactaaagggtcagactcgccagccagcggccagcgtgtcttcttatccatgcacgttacaatacgtttaATTCAGAGATGTGATGACAACGCTGAACAGTgctcccccccacccacacacacacactagcaataAGTGTTTAGCACCCCAACTCTAATCCATAAAACAATCCCTAGCAATTTGAAATGCTACTAAATAAATAATTTCACAGCAAACATTCCTATCAAGACATGAGTGAAGATTTATCGAAACATTCCTGACAGTACCCAAAGCCAAATAAACCAGGTGGTCAATTGACTCAGATAGGGGGAGAATCTTGTTTCTTTTTTATTTACAATCAAGTGGTAGAAGTGCCCTTTTTCTTGTCGCTGTGTCTTTCAGTAATGGTCTTCCATGCCTTGCGGAGGGTGACTTGGCCCATGAGCAAGGTGATTGTGAAGTTGCGTCTGTACCATTCCCTGGCAGACAAAGACAAAAAGACCAGCCTTAATACACTACTATTCTCTGATATAATACAGGAAGTTAAATGAATATTTAATATCATTTGCATATTTTCAAAATATCTGAGAGTCAAAAGAATTGTGTAACATTTAAAAACATGAACAAATAGTTGATCAGGCAGGTTCCGCTCAATTTAAGATATACTAAAATGTAAGACATACTAAATTACTGAGCAATGTTGGAAATATTACCTATACAGTGGATTCAGAGCTTTCTGGAATTAAATTCATCATAAAGATCAATACGCTGATCAACTAATTGAACATTCCTATATTCGCATTTGATCATGATGTAACATTGGCTATGAATCTTAAATGTTAACATACACAATGGCAATGACTGAGGACCAAATACAGACACTCTTATTTCGTCACACAAAACCATGTATATCAACCATACAATTTGTATTCCCATGTAGTCAAAACAATCAAACCCTAAAGTTTAACTATCTGTACAATTTACATTTTCATTGATCTGATCAATGAAAATGAATTGATGAAGATATGATAGCTGTGAGAACCTTCTTTCTTTATATGAATTTGAAACCACGAGAAAGTTAGCCATTTTAGGAAGGTAACTCCAGGAAGGCTCTTCCTAACCTAAAGTATGTGTTGTTTTGTAAAAGCAAGGCCGACAGACAAGATTTAATTCCATGACTCCCACCCACGCGACACCATCGAAGGAGAGAAACTTTTGCACGGACTCACTTGTTGTAGTTTGCATGTCTTGTCTTGTTTTGATCCAGAAAGCTCTTGTAAAACACTGCCATTTCTTCACTGTCCAGAGCTCGTTTACGTCCTGTAAGGAGAAATAACAAGAACGTCCAGATCAGAGAGGGCCCCACTTTCTCCACATTCAATTTCCTTTTTAAAAGCACTGGCCATTACTTAAAATATAACTAATAAAGATTTATGTTTTGAATTTATTGATATTTTAGCTGGAttacactttttctttttctttttgtggctGTATATCACAAATTTAGGTTCCACAATTTAACAATACAATTTTTGGTATGTAGGCAAACACTGAAACCTTTCACTTGATtatgaaaatccaaaaaaaaaaaaacaattgttttGGCTGTTGTGCAAATCTATGTTTGGTCAGTTGTTCCTTCACCTCAGCTTGTCTACATTTCTGCTGAGGACCTAACACAAAAAAATTGTCAATAAAGTCACAAGCTATGCAAGAGCAGATTGCAGGTTAGTCTCCCTTTCATTTGAGAATCTCATCTTTCCTACAAAGTGCCCGAGTATCGGAGACTGATGTGGTTTTGTGAAGGGCTCTGTTCCCCCAGATAACCCAGAAGCTAGTGTTAGTTTAATGCAGAGAGTCATCTCCTCACCTTGCTCATCCCGCTCAGACAGTCCTTTCTTCTTCAGTTGTGAGATGATGAAAGCATCCTTTTCCttaaaaaccaacaaacaaacaaatgtttTCAAATACATTTTCAATAAAAAAATCTTGGTCCACTTAATTGGCTATGAAATAACGTAATTTCAAATAACTACGGCACTAGGCCAAACTTAAATATCCTTTTCTTGTTCGACGCTGCCATCTGCTGGTGGCAAGAGGAATTTCAATGTTTGACCAAGAGTACCGATAGATGACATTTTATTTAAACAGAAATGTGAGCTACATCTGAAAAAATAAAAGCTAACTAATTTCTTTGCAGTACAGTTTGGTTCCAATCAAATTCATGAGTGAGGTACCAGACAGTTTGGGAAAAGTATATTTTAATGTTCCCTGGCTGTGGCTGGTAAAGAACTTGTGTTTGATTCATATAACGTGCCATCATTTCAGTCTGGTATATCAATGTTTTCTCTATATATGGGTGGCCAGATTAACTCAGTCAAACTTAGGAGCTGTCACATATTCTTTCCCCTGAACTCCAAAGGCGGTTAAGTACCATACTTGAAAGGCACTTTAATGGCAGTAACTTCCCCTACCAAGATTTTCCCAGTCAATCCAGGGACCAAACCAGTAACCAGACAGCTCCTAAAACCTTTAGATCGACCGACCGCTTGTATAAACAGACTATGATGGTGACTCAATGCAAACCTTTCTGAAGGATATATTCTGATTGGTCCAGAAATCGTGGTTCCAGTCCTCCGTTTCCTGCCTCAGGTTTCTCAGACGCTTCTCCAACTCCGTTTCATTCTCATGGATGTGATATATGATTGGCCGTAGGTTTGACAGAGGGTTTGGCGGTCCGATCCAGTCGTGCATGGAGTTGGGCGCTGGTCTGAAGGGAGATCTCTGCACACAAACCCACAAACACTAAAAATGTTGCTATTTTTGGTTGGAAGCCTTGCTGAATATTGTttatctgtaattcttatattcGTCATGATTCTTGGTTAGGTCTGTCTTGAAAAGTGGATTTTTAACTAGGTGGAGACCTCCAACAAAATAATGGTTGTGTATTTTATTCCTGATAAGATATGACACTGCAACTGAGGTCAATTTTCGGTCAATTTTCCcagagtgggtgggtgagtgagtgagtaagacagagcgagtgagcgagcgagacacagagagagagagacaagggcaGTGCCAGATCAACAGTGTACCCAGACCCTTTTGGGCCTCCTCTCCAGCTTAGAGCTCCCTGGATAACCACCTCCACGTTTATCCAACTTGCCCTTACCTTACCCTTACTaggctattacaagtcaaacaGAATGTGGTGTCAATGTTGCTGTGTCACTCTCTTTTGAAATAATGTCATCAATGTATAATGTACAATTATCGTCTACACACCTTCACAAAGTGTCTAGCTTGTTGCCCTGACCACCTGCCCTGCCACCACCCAATCCAGAAACCAAACCACACACCATATCTAGGCGTCATTTGGCGgcactttgcccccccccccccccggcatgcACACAATTCAACAACCAGTTGAGCTGAGTCTTGCCTCACTAGGAGATGGACAAATTCCCAGTAAGCTGACCAATTACACATTCTATTTTTTAAGGATAGGTTTGTTTAGTTCATTTCAACCGAGACCTCGATGCTGTCATTTAGAATCATAGACAAATTATTTCACTGACTGCTCTATTATTAGGAAGCACACCACTTTGTTGAATCTTCTCACAATGTAGTCAGACATGACCTCGTgtcccatggggggggggggggttcccacaaACGTTTCACTGTCAAGTTAAAATAACTTTGTTTTGCACTTCCGTAAACACGTTCTCCCTGCTACGTGGGCGAAAGCATGCCTCTGAGTGGCTAACCCTTGCCCTGACCCCACCCTACCTTAACCAACCGAGAGGCAGTTACCGGAGCGCCGTcggggtaataataataaatgaggcGCTGGTTTTCCTGACCTCAAGCGCAACAAGTTTAAAAAAGGGTATTGGAGAAAACCTGTACTTTGCTCCAATTCAAACAACGATCTAAATAAATGGAGATGTGTCAGTCTACTGTAAGCTTCCCAATTGTATCGTATATAATACATTATGGTTTTTGAAGGCGAAAACAATTACACCATTGGACTGTACTGGAGCCCAGCGAGAAGATCCAGCAAAGTGGTAAGTTTTCTCCATAGTGAAGCGACCCGTGAGGTTTTGTTCTGTGCGATTCTTACATTATACCCGGCAACGTTTAAAAAAAACCTATCATAGACTACAATGTAGGCCACTCATCAGAAATCAGCTTCTCAAATACTGTCCGATAGTATTGCTGGAGTCAACAAAACGTCATCGCAAAAACAAAACAGGTGGTTCGCTGCAGACAGACGTGAAGATAAACAACGTCGCGCGGGTGGAGAGAAATAACAAAGGGCATTTAGTTTCGCTGCAAATACTTGAGAACTTGACGAAATACTTGAACACACATCCGAGGTTATCATAATCGGTTGCCTGCTAATCATTTCTTGCCAGACCGCATGTGGGCTGAAGACGCGAGTAGCAGCTCTGTAATTCAATTACAGGCGAAACAAGCTCAGACCTGGAGCTGATACTGCCAATACACTGCAAGTCCCCCTGAGTAAGAACATCAGCTTCACTCCTACACTGGATTGTGTGTTCAGTTATAATATACATAACCTGGTTataattattgtgtgtgtgtgtgtggggggggtggccaTAACCTTCTTTACATGGCGTGCTCAGTGCTACTCTTTTAAACGCATTGCCTGCCCACTTGTTTGCCTCGttcataatattgtagcgaattcgggggacgacgcaaccacgggaactgccgcggccgggaagcgaactcgtgtcgcccgcaccgcgggagacatcgctgaccgctcgactaaagggtcagacccgccagcgtgtcttcttaaccATGCACGTTACGCTATGATAAGCGGTGTCATGATCACCCAAAACCACTGAGACAAAATGCACATATTATGTGTTACCGCATATTAATCTTCAGATTACATTATAACACCGGTATTCACAGTTCGCCGCTCTATATAACAGTCGTAGAGGGTGTGGTAATCACTCACAAACCTTTGGTAATGTCTCCTGTGTAATagcctgcttggagctgcactgGCGTCTGACAACGGCCGACACGCCGCGGGGCCGCGGAGCTTCGGCGCTACAGGGACACCGTGACTTCCACGTTAAACGTCTCGCTATTCTCGATGCcatcggacacacacacacgtgtctgtcATGCGGCGTTTGGAAGAGGACGATAAAAGCCCGCTGTCTCGGCTCGCCCGCACCTCAGTCCATGTCGGCCGCCCTTCCTCGGGCGTTGCGCAATCACGTGACGCACAGAATATGTTGCACGACCAAAATGCACCCTACGAGTGGCTGAGTCTGTCCACCGGAATTGCTAAACTGGCGACCCCCGCCCCCCAGTAAATACGAACCTCTTTTACATATTGGACACACAATCGCTCATCTTTCTCGCCTGCCGCTAAAAGTCGAAGCCGAGCCGGTATCTggcagcgcggggggggggggcgtgaaacTCCGTGTTCGGTCATGCTCGTGACGCCGAGTAACGCTAGCCTCGGCTAATGTGTAGCTCGAGTCTGGGGCGCGCGTCTTTCCACAACAACTCAGATGGCTGTGCGCTGGCTATGCAGGTAAGAACGGGATCACGTGGTTGCTTAAGCGGCACACGTTTCAGAGGGTCCGAAAGTGAATATTGTTTGACCGGGGGACCGACGcagccccggggggggggggggaccttccGTAGCCGAGCAAGCCGATGGCAGTTTATAGACAATGACACCCGCCGGAGCAGTGAACGCGGACTAAGCTGCCGCTTTTAATTTTTCTCGTTAGCTAAAAGCCTGCCCTCGCATAGCGATCTGGAAGCTGCCTTGGACAAAGTAAGCCCCCGTCGTTAATCTGCACACTTCCTGCGTCCAGATCGATCAAGCAGGGTATCAGAAAGCGGCTTTAGAGAGCGACTCCGCTGAACCGAGCCGTTTTCCGGCCGTGGGAGGGGCGACGCCAGCCATCCGACCGCAGTTACGACGGATGGCACAGAGACGGTCGGACCTGCGCCGGAAACACCCTGCCTCGGATTTATCCCCCCGGATGGCGCTTTTCTAGACGATTCGTCTTTAGCCTACGGAAACGACTTTTTTTGTTCTTCCTAGAGACAAAATGTGTGCGAATGTCTTTGGAGTTTTGAAAAGGTGAGGCACGTATGGGCGTTTGGGCAAGCGATGTAGACACAGCGTCCGCGATGGCATTCGTGACCGCGACTGACAGCTCGAGAGGCATCGGGGCTCGTGTGACGGGAGCGTGCGTCTGTTGTATTCTACGGCACCGCGGCGATGGCGATCCGAATTCCGAGTTAGATACCCGTATTGTCGGCCGATCTAAGTAGCGTGGCTCCGGTGACATAATGCGCAAGGCTCCCCCAGCGCATGCGATTTTGCTGGTGTTGAGCTTTCCCCGGAGGTGCAAAACGTTTCGGGGATTCGCAGACGGCGACGTTCATCCCCCACGTTCACCCACGGCTCACTAATGCTGATTTTCTGTGAGGCAGGAGCCTGTTGGCCCTCGCATACTACCAAACCTATTCCTAGCCCCGAGGTCCCTCTCATCACAGACATGGCCATATTCTAATGTCTGTATCAGATAAAAAAAGAATACGGATTTAGCCGACTGTCTAGGCTGACATTGAGCCAGGAGTGGATTTTGGTCAGTTTATCCCAATAAATACTGTGCAGAATGTACGTCAGTCCACCCTTCTGCGGAGATTGCCTATCCCTCAGCCTCTTACATAAAATACTTAATGAAAGTTTATGTGTAATCTATTCTTATTAATATTGATTCTGTGAATATATTCTCACTGCAGTTTTCATATGCAACTATCACATCACCATGCTTTCCAGCGCTGTGATAATGAGAGATGGTTCATGATGCAAGCTCTCCCATGAGCTATTTTCTgaagtaaatggggggggggaaacaatttCCTTATCATATTCCATGTTGTTACTGTTTATCCTGGAGGTATGTTAAATGTGCTTTGATGTCGACTGTAGTATGTGAGGGGATTTCTGGATAATGGAAGGAATCCTCTCGGTGATTATTAGCTTgtcattcttttcttttctctctgaatTCATATTTGGATGCTAGAGGTTGTTCCTCCCAATACATTTCAATTTAAGTAGTCATACTAACTAGAGGCAAGCACTGCAAGTCACTGCCAGTGAGGAGGATTACGCATGCCTGGCTGAGATGAAATGTGATTTATCCCACTTTGAATCTAGCATACGTACTGTGGGGCCCTAGTCACACAGAGACTGCCAAATCGGCACATTCTTGATAATctcaggaggggaaaaaaagtaaaagtGTCAGGACTACACACATGGTTTATCAGCGTGCTCCTGAAACCCACCTTTTGAAATTCCAGAGAGTGACCTGTATATTCAGACTTCATCGCCTTAACGGCTATATCGCCACAGAGTAGGAGAAATTGCCTTACCTGCAAAGCACAGAAATAATTTGAGAACCTTCTCATTGACCAGGGAAAGTAGAGCTCGTCGCTGGCCTTTCACCGGTGGAGTAAGTAGTGTTGAGCTGGGAATAGATTCCACTGCCTTTGGCAAATATAGAGCAGTTTAAAATAAATGAAGCATTTAGTTGGACCACATCTACCTAGACAGGCATTAAAATGCATTCAGAAAAATGCCCTAAAGGATTTGTGATTCAGATGTAGGATGTTAATCAGCTGCAGTGTCTCTCATCATTTGAAACAAGAATGACAAGCTGCTGCCTTCTTACCAGACTGGAATGATAACGGCATTAGATTGGCGAAACGGTGTGACAGTAATCTAATGTGTCAAATGGTTGTCATGTACGTGATGCCACATGTGAGAGCCTGAATTAGTACTTGCTGACCGATTGTGGGGCAGGATTTTACATGAATGACTCACTTTAAATGGTAGCTAGAagcttttcattttcttttcgTGAATTTGTTTCTGCAGATGATCATTTGATTGTCCTTGCGATGTCTAACAAAAAATGTTTAGCAGAGAACAGGGTCAGTCTAACTGGTTCAACAAAACACCCTTGgtcacagcttcaggacattttATTTTCACTCACATCATGCTTTTTCCACTCCTGCTCTTTCTATTTAGGCTGATATGTGTAGTGCACAGTCCATTATTCAGTCTTCTCTTGCATTATCTCCTGTGTCCCATTATCCATGTCCCAGGTTTAATGGTTTGTTTATTAAAACTCAGTAAATTGTCCGTATGTTTGCACCAATATCATCAAGACTTATTTCTGTAAATTAACTTTACTTAATGTGAATGTCGCAGTTTGACCAGTAGGATATGAGTGAACGAAAGCTGGGAAACCTAGCCTTAAACATCTGTAAATTTACCACATTTATTCTAAGCTTTAGTGATATTAGCGGTATTGTCTCATGATCTGTACCCTAACCAGGCCACTCTTGTAACTCCTCATAGATGAGAAATTATATAGAGGTCCATAGACATGTAAATGTTTGCTAGTCTTTCTTTTCAGAAACATTTCCTCATTCCATTTGGTTCAGTGTGGGAAATGAAGGGTGACACCAGATAACTGCTGGCAAATTTACACTACAAGTTGGGCACCTCTGTTGCTGTATGATTACAGTGCTGGCCACATGGTTGCAGCCATCAccagttcgattccagccggcgacctttgttgcatgtcataccccctctctcccatttcctgtctgcctcttcactgtccCTGTCtaataaagattaaaaaaaatatatatatatatatatatatgtatgtatatatataacattAAAGCTGATAAGTTTGGCCATTCTAGCAGGTACTTTGGCAGGGAACTTGCTACCCTTTCAGTTGCTATCATGTTCTGAAATGTGATAGGTATCATGATGCCCCAGCTACTGTGGCCCTGCTGTAGCAACACTCTGGTCTGAAATATTGTTTATTGTTCTGACTTCCTTTTGTGCTGCTGTGTGtggctttgtttttttctttcctgcAGCCTGTTTGGGAAGccctttgatggtgggaagaggaTGGATCATGGAGGCCCacagcaacagcagcaacaacatccCACGCAGCAGCAGCAGGCGTTCTACCAGTCGCAGCATCCGACCATGATGCGTCTGTACGAGATACAGAAGGAGGTAGCTTCTCTGGGGCCACAGGTCTGCACCTTCAGCGGCCTGCAGAATGATCGTGACTACAAGCGCCTGGAGCGGGAGCTGACCCGTCTGCTGCTGGAGGCCGACAAGGTGGACACGGAGGGAAAAGCTGAGCTGCAGGGTGCCCGCAAGCGGGCCGCACAGGAAGTGGAGGGCTTGCTCCACTACCTGGAGGAGAACGCCACTCACCCTTCTCGCCTGGCCATCGAGGAGCTGAGCTGTGAGGCACGCAGGCTGGTGGACGAGGGTGTGGTGGCGCCACAGCGTGCCGGAGGGGCGGCAGAGATCAGCGACGAGCTGGTGGACACGCTGCAAGAGCTGATCCTGAAGCTAACCCAGATCAAGACGGAAGGAAGGGTGCCACTTCGCAAAGCACGCTACCGAGCTCTGACACGTCTATGTGCAGTGCAGGACGTGATCGAGGGGCGCACACGCCAGCAGACCCTCTCGCTGCCACTGTCAGAGGATACACACGAGGCGGTGCACCGCATCAACCAGGTTATGGTGCAGGTGAGCGTAGCCCGTAGCCAGCTGGTGGCTCTGCTGATGGGCCTGAGTGGCCGGGACAGCTGCGCCCACTTGTCGCGCATCCTGACGGAGATGATGGTGGAGCTGGACGCCCTGGATGTGTCCGGGAACGCGGCGGTAAGAAACTACCGGAAGCAAGTGGTGGAGGAGATCAACGGACTGCTGAAACACCTGGACCTGGAGGTAGAGGGAGATGATACACGCAGGTGAGCTCATGCCACAAGGCATTCATAAAAGATTTAAAGCTAAAATATGAGATGAGCAGAATTAATCCTTGCTGAGGGTGGGGTTGGGGATGACAAGGATATGCATGTCCCGTACTCAGTGGATGTCTTTGGGATTATCAATTGGGCGCCTTCAATCAGATGCTGTAGTGGATTAGGCTTTGACTGCACTCAAGTAAAGACAGTATTAGCCataggctgggcaataattcaacatgatcatttatcatctttcagcagcattgtgtagggatgaaatttggatattgtccCATCATGACACacaattttgttgtttaaatGGATGATGACAAGAATCCATAACATTTATTTTAGATTACATTTATCACAAAATGTCTGAAATATTTAAAGGAGTATTTtaggaaaactagttttggtttaatattatactttacattatggTATTTTTGAATATATAAGtagatattgtgatatatatatatcagtatcATGTAATGTTCCCTCATATTGTCCAGCACTTTTATTATAGCAAATAGCATAGTAAAAGTGATTACTTAAAAAGTGAGTTACTCGTTAACATTTAAGGGCTTTAATCAGGAATATATGTCCAGTGATTGGAGCCCATTCTCATCTCACAGCTTGATATATTGATGCTGTTGACAAAACGTCAATATGATGTGCATGGTAGTCTTCAGCATCTACATGAGATGCGCCGAGTTAACCACCACCTTTTAAACCTAAAATTTAACCACTtacctaacctcaaccctaaatCTGAATTACCTAATCTTTATATTATAAATATTCATAAATCATGGCAGAAGGTTAACATTGGAGTCTGTGGAAAACCCTTATTGTTTCATACAGATGCTGTAGGTGATCTTCAaagctcggcgttttcggtttttgccgattttcaccgaaaaatacccagattgttAAACTAATTTTTGccaggattttatgtttccacggatccaaacgttgttccttttcgtgtgaggttatgtaacaatgtcctcttgtggcgaaattcggcatgctggatggctttgaaaaataaaaaccgaaaacgctgggcCTTGGTTATCTTGCATGTCATGTATGGAGACTTGGTCAACAGCGTCAATACATGACACCATGGGAGGAGAATGTGTTGGGGAGTGGCATGTTGATAAAAGATATTATAAGCTACATCGTCATGTTCCTGACTCTACAGTTGTGATTAGAGCAATTAAAAGGATATTAGTAATGGCTTTAAATTGAATCAGTCAAAGTGAATGCGTGTGTTTTGTTCAGGTATGACTTGGCGCAGAACAACTCCATCCGTGAGATCGAGGCTGTGCGGGGTCACGTCTCCCACCTGCGGGGGGAGATCCTGCGGTATTGTGGAATGGGGGAGTTCAACTTCAGACCAAAGGCTGAGCTGCAGAGCCTTCTAACCCACCTGGACCAAGTGGACACGGCCAAGAACCCCTGCATCCGAGAAGCCCGGCGCCGCGCCGTGCTTGAGGTCCAGGCCATCATCACCTTCCTGGACCTCCGTGAAGCCCTGGCCCGTCGCC
The DNA window shown above is from Lampris incognitus isolate fLamInc1 chromosome 16, fLamInc1.hap2, whole genome shotgun sequence and carries:
- the LOC130126254 gene encoding cytochrome c oxidase assembly factor 8; its protein translation is MASRIARRLTWKSRCPCSAEAPRPRGVSAVVRRQCSSKQAITQETLPKRSPFRPAPNSMHDWIGPPNPLSNLRPIIYHIHENETELEKRLRNLRQETEDWNHDFWTNQNISFRKEKDAFIISQLKKKGLSERDEQGRKRALDSEEMAVFYKSFLDQNKTRHANYNKEWYRRNFTITLLMGQVTLRKAWKTITERHSDKKKGTSTT
- the bag5 gene encoding BAG family molecular chaperone regulator 5 isoform X2, translating into MAVRWLCSLFGKPFDGGKRMDHGGPQQQQQQHPTQQQQAFYQSQHPTMMRLYEIQKEVASLGPQVCTFSGLQNDRDYKRLERELTRLLLEADKVDTEGKAELQGARKRAAQEVEGLLHYLEENATHPSRLAIEELSCEARRLVDEGVVAPQRAGGAAEISDELVDTLQELILKLTQIKTEGRVPLRKARYRALTRLCAVQDVIEGRTRQQTLSLPLSEDTHEAVHRINQVMVQVSVARSQLVALLMGLSGRDSCAHLSRILTEMMVELDALDVSGNAAVRNYRKQVVEEINGLLKHLDLEVEGDDTRRYDLAQNNSIREIEAVRGHVSHLRGEILRYCGMGEFNFRPKAELQSLLTHLDQVDTAKNPCIREARRRAVLEVQAIITFLDLREALARRQPGPHEHPSHRAVWLVLGSLSDLQAQVLGFDGKRADKSYMMLEELLTKQLLALDAVDPQGDEGTKMARKQAVKFAQNILSYLDMKTDEWEY
- the bag5 gene encoding BAG family molecular chaperone regulator 5 isoform X1, translated to MCANVFGVLKSLFGKPFDGGKRMDHGGPQQQQQQHPTQQQQAFYQSQHPTMMRLYEIQKEVASLGPQVCTFSGLQNDRDYKRLERELTRLLLEADKVDTEGKAELQGARKRAAQEVEGLLHYLEENATHPSRLAIEELSCEARRLVDEGVVAPQRAGGAAEISDELVDTLQELILKLTQIKTEGRVPLRKARYRALTRLCAVQDVIEGRTRQQTLSLPLSEDTHEAVHRINQVMVQVSVARSQLVALLMGLSGRDSCAHLSRILTEMMVELDALDVSGNAAVRNYRKQVVEEINGLLKHLDLEVEGDDTRRYDLAQNNSIREIEAVRGHVSHLRGEILRYCGMGEFNFRPKAELQSLLTHLDQVDTAKNPCIREARRRAVLEVQAIITFLDLREALARRQPGPHEHPSHRAVWLVLGSLSDLQAQVLGFDGKRADKSYMMLEELLTKQLLALDAVDPQGDEGTKMARKQAVKFAQNILSYLDMKTDEWEY
- the bag5 gene encoding BAG family molecular chaperone regulator 5 isoform X3, coding for MDHGGPQQQQQQHPTQQQQAFYQSQHPTMMRLYEIQKEVASLGPQVCTFSGLQNDRDYKRLERELTRLLLEADKVDTEGKAELQGARKRAAQEVEGLLHYLEENATHPSRLAIEELSCEARRLVDEGVVAPQRAGGAAEISDELVDTLQELILKLTQIKTEGRVPLRKARYRALTRLCAVQDVIEGRTRQQTLSLPLSEDTHEAVHRINQVMVQVSVARSQLVALLMGLSGRDSCAHLSRILTEMMVELDALDVSGNAAVRNYRKQVVEEINGLLKHLDLEVEGDDTRRYDLAQNNSIREIEAVRGHVSHLRGEILRYCGMGEFNFRPKAELQSLLTHLDQVDTAKNPCIREARRRAVLEVQAIITFLDLREALARRQPGPHEHPSHRAVWLVLGSLSDLQAQVLGFDGKRADKSYMMLEELLTKQLLALDAVDPQGDEGTKMARKQAVKFAQNILSYLDMKTDEWEY